The following are encoded in a window of Natranaerovirga pectinivora genomic DNA:
- a CDS encoding DHH family phosphoesterase encodes MLLLKESKYQFNTKVERYFIWPAFYLLAFVLLSIIISIYDKKLGLISFIFCSFILIITILLHYVVKKKLMSEVINFALDFGVVQKNLLYNFPIPYIVLDNQGKIRWYNEKFEKLCVDDKILNKPISSIVQEINYETLINNKDSIKHIQIGENFYELEVKPIYVNEINEDKSAEFDEPIKMYAVYLFDETKIKDLQSRIKDQKTVIGLLYIDNFEEALQSIEEVRRPLLVALIDRNINKFAQNIDAVVRKFEKDKYFFIFQHKYLHQLQSNKFAILDDIRAINIGNEMPVTLSMGIGVNGKSFTQSVEFARTSIDLALGRGGDQAVVKDMERLYYYGGKTKDVEKSTRVKTRVKAHAFRELLEGKDKVIIMGHKLQDLDSLGAAIGIYRAAKTLNKKAYIVLKDITTSVRPLYELFKLDAEYEEDMFLKNEEAIEKADNNTLLVVVDVNRPSYTECPELLEIIPNIVVFDHHRVSSENIENAVLSYIEPYASSTCEMVAELIQYMSEKIKLKPLEADALFAGITVDTKNFMVKTGVKTFEAAAFLRRNGADVVRVRKLFRNDMESYKARAEAIKNAEIYKDSLAITFCPGDKIESPTIVAAQTADELLNISGIKASFVLTQIENTIYISSRSIDDINVQLIMEKLGGGGHLNVAGAQLVNFTVEDALDVLKDKIDELIEEGEL; translated from the coding sequence GTGTTACTATTGAAAGAGTCAAAATATCAATTTAATACAAAAGTAGAAAGGTACTTTATTTGGCCAGCATTTTATTTATTGGCTTTCGTATTACTATCAATAATTATTTCTATTTATGATAAAAAATTGGGATTAATTAGTTTTATATTTTGTAGTTTTATCTTAATAATTACTATACTATTACATTATGTGGTAAAGAAAAAACTTATGAGTGAAGTAATTAATTTTGCTCTTGATTTTGGTGTAGTTCAAAAAAACCTTTTATATAACTTTCCTATACCTTATATCGTGCTTGATAATCAAGGAAAAATCAGATGGTATAATGAAAAGTTTGAGAAGTTATGTGTTGATGATAAAATATTAAACAAACCGATTTCTTCAATAGTCCAAGAAATAAATTATGAAACATTAATAAACAACAAAGACTCTATTAAACATATACAAATAGGTGAAAACTTTTATGAACTGGAAGTAAAACCTATATATGTAAATGAAATAAATGAGGACAAAAGTGCGGAATTCGATGAACCAATAAAAATGTATGCAGTTTATTTATTTGACGAAACAAAAATTAAAGATTTACAAAGTAGAATTAAAGATCAAAAAACAGTTATTGGTTTATTATATATAGATAACTTTGAGGAAGCATTGCAAAGCATAGAAGAAGTAAGAAGACCCTTATTAGTTGCCTTAATTGATAGGAACATAAACAAATTTGCCCAGAACATTGATGCAGTAGTACGAAAGTTTGAAAAGGATAAATATTTTTTTATATTTCAACATAAATATCTACATCAATTACAGTCAAACAAATTTGCCATATTAGACGATATAAGAGCTATAAATATAGGGAATGAAATGCCAGTTACACTAAGTATGGGAATAGGTGTTAATGGAAAATCTTTTACTCAAAGCGTAGAATTTGCAAGGACATCTATTGATTTGGCCTTAGGCCGTGGAGGAGATCAAGCTGTAGTTAAAGATATGGAAAGGTTGTACTACTACGGAGGCAAAACAAAGGATGTAGAGAAAAGCACAAGGGTTAAAACAAGAGTAAAAGCCCACGCTTTTAGAGAGTTATTAGAAGGCAAAGATAAAGTAATTATAATGGGACATAAATTGCAGGATCTAGACTCATTAGGAGCTGCAATAGGAATATATAGAGCTGCCAAAACATTAAATAAAAAGGCCTATATTGTATTAAAGGACATTACTACATCTGTAAGACCATTATATGAGTTATTCAAATTGGATGCAGAATATGAAGAGGATATGTTTCTAAAGAACGAAGAGGCCATAGAAAAAGCTGACAATAATACTCTTTTAGTGGTAGTAGATGTTAATAGGCCTAGTTACACAGAATGTCCCGAATTGCTTGAGATAATTCCTAATATAGTGGTTTTCGATCACCATCGTGTTAGCTCTGAGAATATAGAAAATGCAGTTCTTAGTTATATAGAGCCATATGCATCATCAACTTGTGAGATGGTAGCAGAGTTAATTCAATATATGTCAGAAAAGATAAAATTAAAACCCCTTGAAGCAGATGCACTTTTTGCAGGTATTACTGTGGATACAAAGAATTTTATGGTTAAAACAGGTGTTAAAACTTTTGAAGCAGCCGCTTTTTTAAGAAGAAATGGTGCAGATGTGGTGCGGGTTAGAAAGTTATTTAGAAATGATATGGAATCATATAAAGCAAGGGCTGAGGCAATTAAGAATGCAGAAATCTATAAAGATAGCTTAGCCATAACATTTTGTCCTGGGGATAAAATAGAAAGTCCTACAATCGTTGCAGCACAAACTGCAGATGAATTGCTAAATATATCAGGGATAAAGGCATCCTTTGTACTGACACAAATTGAAAATACAATATATATTAGTTCTCGTTCAATTGATGATATAAATGTACAATTAATCATGGAAAAACTTGGAGGAGGGGGTCACTTAAATGTTGCGGGCGCTCAACTTGTCAATTTTACTGTAGAAGATGCATTAGATGTTTTAAAAGATAAAATAGATGAATTAATTGAGGAAGGTGAATTATAA
- a CDS encoding DUF2232 domain-containing protein, with product MNNRNDILSLLGVIIVISVYSYLLGITASSIIVLELIFAIPIIIYVYKKNINMYFIGAVVISLLYHAMVFDNTGVLLLLLIYIIPSVIIGCLIRRKKLLSETVAFVTIIYFLSIILIIFSYNQIYQVDIIKDTYDSLETVLLENKDVFEEMFQEQPSFTFEQYVYEVISTSKYYYISFIFILSLISIFIKVLLARTLLNILGWKEFKLNSIIKYNPPRSFLLFFLIIIVLQGLTEHYSFVMTTSNLIVICIFILFSVGILFEIYLIKVAKNFGMKIVLLLISIICLLFMPFYFVVIGVVEILFKIRENKSISKN from the coding sequence ATGAATAATCGTAACGATATATTAAGCTTATTAGGGGTAATTATAGTTATTTCAGTATACAGTTACCTATTAGGGATTACAGCGTCTTCTATCATAGTTTTAGAGCTTATTTTTGCTATTCCTATTATCATTTATGTATATAAGAAAAATATTAATATGTATTTTATTGGAGCCGTTGTAATAAGTCTGTTATACCATGCTATGGTGTTTGATAATACTGGGGTCTTGTTGTTGCTTTTAATATACATAATACCATCAGTAATAATAGGTTGTTTAATAAGAAGGAAAAAGCTATTATCCGAGACAGTTGCTTTTGTAACCATAATTTATTTTTTGAGTATAATATTAATAATATTTTCATACAATCAAATTTATCAAGTTGATATAATAAAAGATACCTATGATTCATTAGAAACTGTACTTCTAGAAAATAAAGATGTATTCGAAGAAATGTTTCAAGAACAGCCATCATTTACTTTTGAGCAATATGTTTATGAAGTTATAAGTACATCCAAATACTATTATATATCATTTATATTCATACTATCTCTTATTAGTATATTTATAAAGGTGCTTTTAGCAAGAACCCTATTAAATATACTCGGATGGAAAGAATTTAAGTTGAATAGTATTATCAAATATAATCCGCCACGAAGTTTTTTATTATTCTTTTTGATAATAATAGTGTTACAGGGATTAACGGAGCATTATAGTTTTGTTATGACAACTAGCAATCTTATTGTAATATGTATTTTTATATTATTTTCTGTTGGTATTCTATTTGAGATATACTTAATTAAAGTAGCAAAGAATTTCGGAATGAAAATAGTGTTACTACTAATATCAATTATATGCTTATTATTTATGCCCTTTTACTTTGTTGTTATCGGCGTAGTGGAAATATTATTTAAAATCAGAGAAAATAAAAGCATAAGTAAAAATTAA
- a CDS encoding MazG-like family protein — MTFFEGELDITKKIKMIEKLKSSLLSQVADLYSSMADDDNSKEESYLDILSDILILTYLLSNKLGTSNEALDIRVLNKLKIAMLGSKDHYTDWDRELGELSRHLLKSRNL, encoded by the coding sequence ATGACTTTTTTTGAGGGTGAGTTAGATATCACAAAAAAAATAAAAATGATTGAAAAACTCAAAAGTAGTTTGTTAAGCCAAGTTGCAGATTTATATTCTAGTATGGCAGATGATGACAATAGTAAAGAGGAATCTTATTTAGATATATTATCTGACATACTAATTTTAACATATTTATTATCAAATAAATTAGGAACATCAAATGAAGCATTAGATATAAGAGTATTAAACAAATTAAAGATTGCAATGCTTGGAAGTAAAGATCATTATACAGACTGGGATAGGGAACTAGGGGAACTTTCTAGACATCTATTAAAGTCAAGAAACCTTTAA
- the rpsR gene encoding 30S ribosomal protein S18, translating into MAFQKRKGGRRRRKVCAFCSDKAGQIDHKDVNKLKRYVSERGKILPRRVTGNCAKHQRAVTVAIKRSRHIALMAYTLD; encoded by the coding sequence ATGGCTTTTCAAAAAAGAAAAGGCGGACGTAGAAGAAGAAAAGTTTGTGCTTTTTGTTCAGATAAAGCAGGACAAATCGATCACAAAGATGTAAATAAATTAAAAAGATATGTGTCTGAAAGAGGAAAAATTCTTCCTAGAAGAGTAACAGGAAATTGTGCTAAACACCAAAGAGCGGTTACTGTTGCAATAAAAAGATCAAGACATATAGCTTTAATGGCATATACTTTAGATTAA